Genomic DNA from Melospiza georgiana isolate bMelGeo1 chromosome 3, bMelGeo1.pri, whole genome shotgun sequence:
CATGAcctctgcacagccacaggccAGGCAACCCTTCAGGTTGTGACCTATAGAATCACACTTTGAGCCAAGTCTTTGGTGTCACACAACAGGGATCAATTTTTGACATCTCAAACCCTCTCATCTGTGGCACAACTTAATTGCTCTTCAGAATTtggactaatttttttttccttgaaatgtagatggttttatttttggtacTGTTAGCCATAcaatcaaaatgaaaacatattCAGTTGCTAGTCAGACATCTGATTTATCATCACTTCTTGTCAGGCACTTTGATTACAACAAAAGACTGTGAAGTTAATTGTAAAAAAGCAAGTTGTTGTCTTtgttataaaatgaaaaaaataaaagtggcTCCAGTGTCACATTGTGCCCCTTATTGTGAAGGTGGTTTGATAGCCTGGGTGTAACAAACATTCCAGTTGGCTGATATGAAAGCAAGGATCAGCCCAGggctcagaaaacaaagcataTTTCAACTGCAACCAGGCGTTTGTCAGAAAGGCAGTCTCGCAGTTTCCAACTGATTTTACAATAATTTGTTTGTGCCATGTGTCAACAGTTTTATTTAAAGCACACAATGAAAAATACCAACATGCTGTTTTCCTCTTAATGACAACTTGCTGCACCACAAATTTTAGTTTTTAAGTCGTAACATTCTCACATTACacttacagattttttttctgttgtattATGTTCCCTTGTGTTATCACAGTCCATCTTTAAAGTGTACACTTAGAAAACCCTTCTGTATAAGCAATCTAACAGTTACAAGCCAGGAAAATGCTTTATACAAATAAGttatatttttaacttttcttgTCAATAAAGAAACTGATAAGACTGCAATTAGAGTAACAACATCTTCCATTCACAGTGTATCTAAATGTGTGTGTTCCCATTCTTACCAATAGAAATTGCCTATTCCTCATAACTTTATTAATTGCCTATATTGTTACTGAAAATTTTCATTGAGACAAGTATGTCTTTGGCACGGCAAAACTTATCTGGTATTAACCAAATCTCTCACACCAGCTGTATAGAATTGcatgtattttcctttattctttaGGGAACTTCtgggaacagagctctgtgcagggtCACACTTGCAAATGAGCACCAGCAACTCATTTCTTGACAAGGTTGTGGGTGTGATCCCCATACAGGCCATTCACTTAAAAGTTGGACTCTGTGATCCTTATGGTCCgttccaactcagaatattctgtgattctgtgatgtttCACCCTTTTTATCCAGCAGGCATTTCAGAATGTTTCCTTGTCTTTATTGTTGCCACCAGCAATGAGATTTTTATAGATTCACAGTTGAGTTTTTATGTACTGTTCACATCTGTGCATCTTCTTTGGTGCTCTGGTAGTCATTCAGTTATGGATAAGAAAAGAGAAACTAAAAGAGACAAGAGATCTTCCTCTTTCAAGGAGAAGCCAAAGTATAAATCTGTGCATTACAATGTGCTTATACTCATTACAATGAGTACTTATACAAAGCAAATCTTTGACAAAAGAGAGGATTCATTGTAAAAAGGTCAAGAATCTATAGTAGGACTACTGGTTCCAATTGTATTCTCTGAGCAGGTGAATTCAGACTTTGAAAAACATCTCCCAGCTTGGCTAAACAGTTAAAACAGACTGAAAATTCAGTTCAACTGAGAATTGAAGTTACAGACAATTGAAAATTGATATTTGCTTTCTATCAGAAAGATGATGAAAATCTCAGTACTGGAACATAAGCAAAGCTGCTTATGGAAAGGGATATGTTCAAGTAGGTGCTTCTTTCCAGCACATTTTTCTCAAACATCCTTGAGGACTTGGAACAAAATCTTATTTTGCTTATGGCTCTAAGTGGGTCCATTTTGGCTTTTCCATGGACTACAGCACTTCCCATCCTGTGTGTGGCACAAAATAAACCTTTGGAGTACACATAGGATTTCATTGAACAGCCATTCCCAGGAAATATTATCCTTATATAGTAATTGAGTCTCAGAAAATGCCATGGGCTGGTATGGTAAGTGAATGGTGATGTTGAGGATCAGTCTAACACCCTCACGTTGGCTTTAATTAGACATTGATGTTTGCCTGCTCATGGATTTAGttcttatattttatttttccaaatataaATCCTTGAGAGTAACTTCTGTAGCAGAAGTCCCTCTGAATGCAAGAAGGTATGCATGCTCATACAACTATTTCTGTGACTGCTGGGTTTGCAACTAGAATTACCAAGCCAGCTGCTAAGGAAAACCTGCTCCCAAACCCAGTATGATTTGGTAAGAGTTAGAACTGTGAGGTAAACTAATCTAGGTTTCAGGATAATATAAATGTTCTTACTCAGTCATTTCATTCCTTGCATCCTTTTTACCTGCAAGAACTGCCATTTAAAAATCTCAACACAAAGCCCTTTTTGAGACCTCACTGAGCTTGGTTGATGCTAATTTTGCCTGCTTCCCTCTTTGAAAGATTCAAGTTTACTGGACTCTTGACTGATCCACAGATGATCTTGCAGTTTAACTTCAAGAGAATAAATGATCATGATCTCGTCTTGGTTAAGAACTAAATACAACATCTTCCTTTCAGCACAACTTTCCAACAGTAAGTTCCTCCCTCACAATCTCTAACACACTCTCCCATACAACTAACAGTCAGgaataaacaagaaaacaaaccctTGCAAACTGCTTCTCTCACACACTGAAGAAAGGCTCTTTCTCAGATCTGAATTTGAAGCACAGCTATTTGAAGTACAAAATGCATGGGCGTTTTATATAGAATTTTGAGGATAACAGCTTacattaatttgttttgtttgggttttcttttcctatcaCTAATATAGCATTAAAGAAGATCCCTAGTGCTTTAACAGTCTGCATCTCATACAGTTGGAAGTCCTCTGCTCTACTTAATATTACCGCATACAGTACTTCCTTGCActttaaaacttctttttgGTACACACAGTATTTCAAGTTCAACTGAGATGTCATTATTAAACATGTAGAGATTGAATATATGGTACCAGACAATTAAAGAACACCATCCCATAAAACAGAacataaaagtaattttcacaGTTCTAACAAAAGAAGGTCACACATAAAATGTCACAAATAGCTCAGTATGTAGCATGATTCAACATAATATTAAGTCCAGCTAATAGTGTCACATATTAAGGGCCAAATCCTGGCTCAATGGGCAGTTGAAGCCTAAACAGATGTTTAGAGAAAATAATGTAAAGCCAAACTGTAGTGTTCTATTGGTAACAATACAATTTGTTAATCTACCTAAGATTTTTGGCCTGAAATATGTACCTAACTTGTGCTACAGAAGGAACACATGGCCAGTGGTATTTGGCTCCTGTCCTAGGACATGTCTTCACGGATTTGTCATGGCCAAGGGCactggaggcagagcagcagtctTCCTTCTGGGTATGACACTTTCATCTACTGTTCTGCCAGAATTTGGCCAAGAGTTCAAAATCCTGTACATCTTATTCAGCAGTCCCACTGAAGTCAATGGAACCTTTTTTGTGAGTAAGATGAAAAGGATTTGGCCCCCAaagtttttaaccctttaagTAGTAAGAGAGAGGTTTCATTGCACTTAGCCCATCATTCATAAATAATTTACTGCTCAAAAGCAAGATGGTTGTTGATGTACATGAAGTGCTAGATCATATACAGGAAAGCATGCAGCAATGTCTGAATATTCATGACATTTTGGAACTGAATTCCTAAAGGGAAAAAGAGACACTTGCATATGGCAATTCCATCCAATATCTGTTTGAGGCCATAATAGTTGTTTTTTCAATTCATAAATACAGCCTCATGGATATGCTATAAATACTATGTAACCACACCATGAATACAGTTATAATTGAATTTGTACAGGTGTCTTCACTGGACTGgatggattaaaaaaattacaaaagaatATTGGAACAGATGGTTATTTCTAAAGAACTTCCTAAATGCATTCATATGGAACATGTGGTCATGActtgggaaaagagaatttttttctctccttcagtAAAAGCTTTTGGTGACTGAAGGAGCAAGAACAGAATTTTCATACTTAAAGTAAGACTACTCTGTTACACTGTTCCACATTTGTTATTATTTGAATTACACAGAGTAGAGAACAACTATATGTTGGGATTTTAGCTAGCTAGAGattggaaaagtacaaggccgtggctaattccaagtcctgcacctgcaagatagcgtgtccttgggcctagctgggtatgataacaagttgacagagagacgtgggaaatagggaatgtaggcccacaagaatgaggaagagttgatggtatagtttaaccaatagattgcttggcttacagaatattcataacttattacttgctgtataagtgtctgatgctctcttcaataaacagAACTTGCTGAACACTCATATTGAGTGTCCGAGTTTTCCCCACACACGACAAACGGCTCATCCCCGACAAACAGCTCTTTCTGCAACAACTATATGCCAATTAAATGAATCAAAATTATAAGACAGTGCTACTCTGACCACAAGTCATCGGTGACAGTATATTCTAATAATATGCAGCACTCAAAAATACAATTTGAAACTTAAAATTGTGTATTTGGGATGCAAAGATGAACTGGAAAACAGGACTGAGTACCATGGAGTTTAATCCCAACCAACAGAGTGAATTACTTCATCTCTAATACCATGTCACGCTCATGCTGATCCTCAATATGCAGCTTTAACAAAGCTACAAAGAGCTTGAGTCCTGAAAATGCTTGTCTCGACAACATCTGCACTGACAGACAATTTTACAGTGTTCCCTTTTtgcaaatgagataaaaatttGTCTGCCTTATAAGCGTTGCTAAGAGCATGGCTTCTCATTGGCACTGAAGCCTGGAGCTGTCAATGATAATCTGAGGAAACTGAATGTGAAGCCTCCATGAATAGGTTAAGGTGAGTGCCCTTCTGGTTATAATAAATCATTTTAATTCCTTGTATTCTGTCTTTCCTCCCCAAAAGAAGGATGTAGACATTTCATGCTGATGTAGACATTTTGTGCTGACAGCAGTCCTTCAGTATCAAATCTTCACAGGACATGATGGGCTGCATATCCCTTTGGCTATGGGAACAGGATTAGGTTTCATGCTTAATACCCCTCACCTCATGCTGaaatcaggaagaaaagttCTTGGAGGCAAACTAAGTTGAGTGAAGACTCCTGGGAAAACTTGAACACACAGAGCATTAGTCTAGCCTTTGGAATAATATGAATGAAATCTCCAAAGAAAGGGCTCTAATGAAGACTTCAGAAGGAGATGCATTATGTAATCCAGGAGAAGGTTACTTTGGGTGTTGTTGTGCCTACACCTGGCAAGAAAGGTGTTAAGGTATCTCTTTATTTCTAAAACTCTCTAAGGGAGTTTTCCCATGATTTCCTGTTTTCCACACAAATTCTGAAGGGCAGATCCTGAAGTCTTTATTCCATCTTTGTTCCTCATTCCAACTGGTTATTTGCTGGGGTAATGTAAGGAAGTTTGCTCTGTGCATCTTCCCCATGTTCTCGTGCCATTAGCCCTAGGTGTCTCCTGGCATGAACTCAGCTTTGAGGTTTTTCCACCTGGAATGAGAGGGGCGTCTCCCtggcatgaggaggaggatgaggtgATGTTGCCTGGTGTACACAGGTCAGGAGAGCCATCTGGCACCCAAAGTAGCCTCTTGGGGCTGGCCCATAGTGCTTATGGGAGCTACACTATTTTGTGGATTCAGATCTTGAAAGCCATGTCACAGCATTTGATACAGGAATTAAAGGGTTTCATGGCAGAAGATGAGGAACTCTTTCTACCTTCTGAAGGAGGAAATGCTTTGAGAAGTTTTTGTGAATATCACTGCACCAAAAGGAAAGTATGCACGTGCTATGTGTGGTATTTttggtttgccttttttttcccccttctgtttgtgaaaatagaaaatacttagaaaagaacaaaactgaTCAATGTTATGATGACATGGCACATTTCTGATCTATATTGAGATTTACTACTAGTCATATTTGACTTTCATTTTGGGTTCTGAAAGTGTCTAAAAATTAGTATTAAAAAGCCTCATAACAAACTTCTCAAGCAAGTTTATCTCAATTTTACAGGTAAGGAAACCAaggaataaagaaattaaattatttgccACAAACAGTATAGTAAGTCAGTGGCAAAGTCATGAAGAGAATGAAATTCATGGTTATGGGTTAACTCTCTTTTCCTGCTAAGAAAATCGATCTTATCCCTAATGTGCTGTTTCATGCCACCTGTACTAAAGTTCATGAAAACTGGCCAGTTTGCACTGTTACAAAGCACATTTGCAAAgccaatgatttttttttctatataagCACAAAAATTCTACTTAAAGGGTTAATTATATTGCCGTGCTGGTAAACATTTTTACTTATTGCTGGTTAGACCTGTCTTTAGATACTGACTGGGACAGAAGAGACTGAGCTGGCCCTGGACTCCCTCGTCTTGGTGTTGGGCATGGATATAGTACAACAAGATACGCCCACAGTGGCCTCAGGCAGCTCATCTTCCTCTGTCCATTCATTGAGATCTGGGTTATAGCACTGAATGCATTTCTTGTActttttctctatttcattCCAGCCACCCACTAAGTAAATTTTCCCGTTGAGGGTGGAGGCGCCAGCCGTGCTAACTCCGGTTTGAAGCGGCGCCACGTAATTCCACTGGCCCGTGTACGGGCTGTAACGCTCCACAGGGAGAACATCGACCCTCTCTGCTCGCCCCCCCAGCTGAGACCCCCCAATGACATAGACCCTCTCCAGGAGGGACACTGCGCAGTGCCAGCCCCTCGGGGTGCTGAGGCTGGCCTTGTCCTGCCAGCTATCTTTGCTGGGGTCGTACATGCACACCGAGCGAGAGTAAGCGTTATTGATGTAACCTCCCGTGACCAGGATCTGGCCATCCACCACGGCGCTGGCGTGGCAGCACCGCGGCACCTCCAGCGGGGCCTTCATCTGCCACTGGTTAGTTGCAGGCACGTAGCACTCGACAGAGGAGAGGCAGCCCTCGGAGTTGCGGCCTCCCACCGCGAAGAGGAGCCCATTGAACACGTTCAGGCTGAAGTGCGTGCGCCGCTGATTCATGTTTGCCAAGTGAATCCAGCTATTGAAACGAGGGTCATATCTGAAAGGATTCAAGAAAGAAGATAAGTCTTACTTACTGCTCTGCTAAATTATACAGGACTCCTATGCCGCTGCTGCAAGAGCAAAGTTGATAGAATTTTAGTTAGTTATTTTGCCTATTAAAAGTCAGCATAATGAAACTGGTATTCCTgattaaatttcaaaataaatttaccTTTTGattggagaaaaaatatttttgtatcatTCAAACCTggtattattttaaagaagtaAATCTGATTCTTCTGTAATTTGATTTTGTACAATAATTTCATTAGAATACTGGGAAGAGAAAATTTCAAGATGCAACAGAAATTTTAGAAGTTCTTTTGCAATTCACACCCACAGCAAAGATATCTAAATTTACTCAGGgagtttttaaaaacttttggTTGTGATTTATACTTGCACCCTCTTTATGCTTTCTAAATGGTGAGTATGCTTACCCTGCCACTCCCATGGAGTAAGTTTTATGTGGAAAGAGCATCTGTGCTTCCTAACACCTTTGCTATCTGAAATAACATTCTTTGTCCTTGGCATTTAAATGGCCTACTTTGAAATAAGAAATGGCAAATTATGACTCCTGAAGATGCTACGTGAAGTACATTAGCGGACCCACACATTTCTGCTGCATGCTAAGGGGATCAGAGAGCCACATGAGAAAAAGACTATGGGAAAGTAAATACTAATTATCATTCAGCATTCAGCATTGTCATCTGCAAGTCCACAGACATACTGATGTGACTTGACATGCTCAAGGTCAAAGGCACAACGAGGATTCCCCCACCTACTCCCTGCAACCAAGGTCAGCACTGAGGACACAACTCCTTGTGACAACTTGAGGCATAGCTTAAGGGCAGAAGGTCAAGAGAGCAGATATTTTTCTGACAAAGTAGATTACACAATAAAATTGATTTAGAGAATGTTCCTCATTCATTAACTCCTGGTGTCCTCAGGAGAAGCAGACTGTTCCTTCTGGGAGCAGAAAAGGAAGCACTGGTAGGACTGTGGCTGTGTAATGCCATTGCATGTCCATAGTCTGTTAGTAGATAAAAGGCAGATAAAAATTTTCCCACCTCCAGCCTTTGCTTCAAGCTGCTGTGCACTGCCAGCCTTTAGGCTGAACTATTTAAAAACATGTGACATTGCATATTAGTGCATGCACTCTTCTGACCTTGCTATCACCAGTGCAGTCTCGGATGACTATAGATAGGAACTGCAAAATTTTAGAAGCAAGGTTTTATTTGGGGTACACTGTAAAAGACAGCCTTCAAGCAATGGTACCATTGTTTTTAAACTCCTGAtgataataattaaaaaaagaggaCATGAAATTCAATACAAAAGCTGTTGAAAATATGGTGAATGAACAGAAAGTGAAGGCTATATCTAAAAGAtgtttttccaaattttctgtGAGGCATCAAAAGGTTTTGAAAATTTGAGAAGTCTTCTTAGATCATCCCATGACTTCCTACTTATGTTCCTATCTATTTCCTTCACTTGGAATaagttttcttcagtttttcctcACTTCTCAGTGTGCATGTGTAACCATGGTGAAATTTTTTGCATAACTTCAGTTGTATATTTCTGTTCATTCGAAGTTTAATATAGAATAGCATCTATACCCCCCCTACATTGTCCCCTTTTTCTTTATCCAAGTGGTTCATGACACAAGCCAGGTTAGTTTATCTACCTGCCTTCTGTGGAACAGATACCTACATCCCTTTTAAAGAAATAGCAGTTACCTGCAGAAATTGCTGACTGCATGCTTGGCTTGGTTCCTGGCATCATTCTGGTCTTCCCCACCAGCCACATAGAGAAATCCATCCATCACTGTGACACACTGATTAAAACTTTTAGCAGGCATTTCACTTAGCTTCTTCCATCCGTTTTCAGGATCTCTGTACAAGATGTCTCTGCTAAGAGACTTTTCTGTTAAAGCAGGGCGTCCCCCAACAGTGACTAAGACTCTGAAACCTCCACGGATCCTTGTTCTTCTGGACTGAAGTGTATTCTGGTGATAGGGAAGCAAGTGATAGTTCATGGCATCCACCAGGAGCTTGTGGCAGTCTGCATCTTGCATCATTCTTGGCACAGTTTGAACATAATTGACAAGGTCTTGGGCCGAGATGGTACCAAAACGGATATTACTTAAGAGGTTGGCAGCAAACTTTACTCTTTTTTGGTCAAATTCCAGCCATTTTATTGCAATCTGGAATGCAACAATTTCAGAAGGCAACTGTAAGTCATCATCTGCAAGAAGTTCATTAATCTGATCAAAAGTAAGTTTTAGGAACTGATCAGTTTCTGAAAATTCAATGAAGTTGTCTCTAATAAATTTGTGCGCTGCTTCCTTGGTTGCTTTTAGTCCGTATGTTTCTGCAATATTTGCAATGTACATGCAGTTCTCAACACTGAT
This window encodes:
- the KLHL31 gene encoding kelch-like protein 31, translated to MAPKKKNVKKNKADINETTIIVEDSPLSKLNGLNGLLEGGNGFSCISSEVSDPSYCPNLLEGLSKMRQENFLCDLTISTKTKSFNVHKVVMASSSEYFHNILKKDPSTQRVDLNDVSPVGLATVITYAYTGKLTLSLYTIGSIISTAIYLQIHTLTKMCCDFLVQEISVENCMYIANIAETYGLKATKEAAHKFIRDNFIEFSETDQFLKLTFDQINELLADDDLQLPSEIVAFQIAIKWLEFDQKRVKFAANLLSNIRFGTISAQDLVNYVQTVPRMMQDADCHKLLVDAMNYHLLPYHQNTLQSRRTRIRGGFRVLVTVGGRPALTEKSLSRDILYRDPENGWKKLSEMPAKSFNQCVTVMDGFLYVAGGEDQNDARNQAKHAVSNFCRYDPRFNSWIHLANMNQRRTHFSLNVFNGLLFAVGGRNSEGCLSSVECYVPATNQWQMKAPLEVPRCCHASAVVDGQILVTGGYINNAYSRSVCMYDPSKDSWQDKASLSTPRGWHCAVSLLERVYVIGGSQLGGRAERVDVLPVERYSPYTGQWNYVAPLQTGVSTAGASTLNGKIYLVGGWNEIEKKYKKCIQCYNPDLNEWTEEDELPEATVGVSCCTISMPNTKTRESRASSVSSVPVSI